From the Ascaphus truei isolate aAscTru1 chromosome 15, aAscTru1.hap1, whole genome shotgun sequence genome, one window contains:
- the TP53INP2 gene encoding LOW QUALITY PROTEIN: tumor protein p53-inducible nuclear protein 2 (The sequence of the model RefSeq protein was modified relative to this genomic sequence to represent the inferred CDS: inserted 1 base in 1 codon), with translation MFQRFTRLFFSEGADDGPEEPKVFVSEEEDDGWLIIDIPDCYTLALSGERLAAQQGDGISPCPLPHSLAERIGWSYPPXPPHSMDESWFVTPPPCFTAEGPGDGEVGTSPLEDLLIEHPSMSVYVTSGSIVISREPSEIPRDRSPSKSRVERRAPHHPTSVSAKAAILGKVGQASRLQRAKAHVERRKVGRKSLQRQNLAREFHGHCATRHRTYVCQPRQRQLNH, from the exons ATGTTCCAGCGATTCACACGGCTCTTCTTCAGCGAGGGCGCCGATGACGGACCCGAGGAGCCCAAGGTCTTTGTGTCGGAGGAGGAGGATGACGGGTGGCTCATCATCGATATTCCAG ATTGCTACACTTTGGCCCTAAGCGGTGAACGCTTGGCAGCCCAGCAGGGTGATGGCATCTCCCCCTGCCCGTTGCCCCACTCCCTCGCTGAGCGGATCGGCTGGTCctaccccc atcctccccactCGATGGACGAGAGCTGGTTCGTtacccctcccccctgttttacCGCAGAGGGTCCCGGGGATGGCGAGGTGGGCACTAGTCCCTTGGAAGATTTGCTGATCGAGCACCCGAGCATGTCGGTGTACGTTACCAGCGGGAGCATCGTGATCTCGAGAGAGCCGTCCGAGATACCCAGAGAcag GTCCCCGTCCAAATCCCGAGTGGAGCGACGcgccccacaccaccccacctccgTCTCCGCCaaagccgccatcttgggcaaaGTGGGCCAGGCCTCCCGCCTGCAGCGCGCCAAGGCCCACGTGGAGAGACGCAAGGTGGGCCGCAAGAGCCTGCAGCGGCAGAACCTGGCGCGGGAGTTCCACGGCCACTGTGCCACGCGACACCGCACCTACGTGTGCCAACCCCGGCAGCGCCAGCTGAACCACTGA